From the Rhodoferax sp. WC2427 genome, one window contains:
- the fusA gene encoding elongation factor G, with amino-acid sequence MARHTPIERYRNIGISAHIDAGKTTTTERVLFYTGVNHKIGEVHDGAATMDWMEQEQERGITITSAATTCFWKGMDKSLPEHRINIIDTPGHVDFTIEVERSMRVLDGACMVYCAVGGVQPQSETVWRQANKYKVPRLAFVNKMDRTGANFFKVVDQMKLRLKASPVPMVIPIGAEENFTGVVDLIKMKAIIWDEASQGMKFDYREIPAELVELAKEWREKMVEAAAEASEEFMNKYLEEGDLTEEEIKLGIRTRTIASEIQPMYCGSAFKNKGVQRMLDAVIEFMPSPVDIPPVKGIDEDEQPVVRKADDSEKFSALAFKLMTDPFVGQLTFVRVYSGVLQKGDSVYNPIRGKKERIGRIVQMHANNREEVSEIRAGDIAACVGLKDVTTGETLCDPSAIVMLERMVFPEPVITQAVEPKTKVDQEKMGIALQRLAQEDPSFRVKTDEESGQTLIAGMGELHLEIIVDRMKREFGVEANVGKPQVAYRETIRKTVEDAEGKFVRQSGGKGQYGHVVLKIEPNEPGKGIEFIDAIKGGVVPREYIPAVEKGINEAVTQGVMAGYPVVDVKVTLHFGSYHDVDSNELAFKMAAIFGFKEGCRKASPVILEPMMAVEVETPEDYAGNVMGDLSSRRGMVQGMEDMVGGGKAIKAEVPLSEMFGYSTTLRSMSQGRATYTMEFKHYSEAPRNVSEAIMASRAK; translated from the coding sequence ATGGCTCGCCATACCCCTATTGAGCGCTATCGCAACATTGGTATCTCCGCGCACATCGACGCGGGCAAGACCACCACCACCGAGCGCGTGCTTTTCTACACCGGTGTGAACCACAAGATTGGTGAAGTGCATGATGGCGCCGCCACCATGGACTGGATGGAGCAAGAGCAAGAGCGTGGCATCACGATCACCTCGGCGGCCACCACCTGCTTCTGGAAAGGCATGGACAAGTCCCTGCCAGAGCACCGCATCAACATCATTGACACCCCCGGCCACGTCGACTTCACGATTGAAGTCGAGCGCTCGATGCGCGTGCTCGACGGTGCCTGCATGGTGTACTGCGCTGTGGGCGGCGTGCAGCCCCAGTCCGAAACCGTGTGGCGCCAGGCTAACAAGTACAAAGTGCCACGTCTGGCCTTTGTGAACAAGATGGACCGTACCGGTGCCAACTTCTTCAAGGTCGTGGACCAGATGAAGCTGCGCCTGAAGGCCAGCCCTGTGCCCATGGTGATCCCCATCGGTGCTGAAGAAAACTTCACCGGTGTGGTCGATCTGATCAAGATGAAAGCCATCATCTGGGACGAAGCTTCGCAAGGCATGAAGTTCGACTACCGTGAAATCCCCGCTGAATTGGTCGAATTGGCCAAGGAATGGCGCGAGAAGATGGTCGAAGCGGCTGCAGAAGCATCCGAAGAGTTCATGAACAAGTACCTTGAAGAAGGTGACCTGACCGAAGAAGAAATCAAGCTGGGCATCCGCACGCGTACCATCGCCAGCGAAATCCAGCCGATGTACTGCGGCTCGGCGTTCAAGAACAAGGGCGTACAGCGCATGCTGGATGCCGTGATCGAATTCATGCCTTCGCCCGTGGACATTCCTCCAGTCAAGGGCATCGACGAAGACGAACAGCCCGTCGTGCGTAAAGCCGACGACAGCGAAAAGTTCTCGGCCCTGGCATTCAAGCTGATGACCGACCCGTTTGTGGGCCAGTTGACCTTTGTGCGCGTCTATTCCGGCGTGCTGCAAAAGGGCGACAGCGTCTACAACCCGATCCGCGGCAAGAAAGAGCGTATTGGCCGTATTGTGCAAATGCACGCCAACAACCGCGAAGAAGTCAGCGAAATCCGCGCTGGTGACATCGCCGCTTGCGTGGGCTTGAAGGACGTGACCACGGGCGAAACCCTGTGCGATCCATCGGCCATCGTGATGCTGGAGCGCATGGTGTTCCCTGAGCCTGTGATTACCCAGGCCGTGGAACCCAAGACCAAGGTGGACCAGGAAAAAATGGGCATCGCTTTGCAGCGCCTGGCCCAGGAAGATCCTTCGTTCCGCGTCAAGACCGACGAAGAATCAGGCCAAACCCTGATCGCCGGTATGGGCGAGTTGCATCTGGAAATTATTGTCGACCGCATGAAGCGCGAGTTCGGCGTGGAAGCCAACGTGGGCAAGCCCCAGGTTGCCTACCGCGAAACCATCCGCAAGACTGTCGAAGATGCCGAAGGCAAGTTCGTGCGCCAGTCCGGCGGTAAGGGCCAGTACGGCCACGTGGTGCTGAAGATCGAACCCAATGAACCCGGCAAGGGCATTGAGTTCATCGACGCGATCAAGGGCGGTGTGGTTCCTCGCGAATACATCCCCGCGGTCGAAAAGGGCATCAACGAAGCCGTGACCCAAGGCGTGATGGCGGGCTACCCCGTGGTCGACGTGAAGGTCACGCTGCACTTCGGTTCGTACCACGATGTCGATTCGAACGAATTGGCGTTCAAGATGGCTGCGATCTTCGGTTTCAAGGAAGGCTGCCGCAAGGCCAGCCCAGTGATTCTGGAGCCGATGATGGCCGTGGAAGTGGAAACGCCTGAAGACTACGCCGGTAACGTGATGGGCGACTTGTCCTCACGCCGTGGCATGGTCCAGGGTATGGAAGACATGGTTGGTGGCGGCAAGGCCATCAAGGCCGAAGTGCCTCTGTCGGAAATGTTTGGTTATTCCACCACGCTGCGTTCCATGTCCCAAGGACGTGCTACGTACACGATGGAATTCAAGCACTACTCGGAAGCACCACGTAATGTGTCCGAAGCCATCATGGCCAGTCGTGCCAAATAA
- the rplB gene encoding 50S ribosomal protein L2, which yields MAVIKMKPTSPGQRGMVKVSRDHLYKGAPHAALLEPQFQKAGRNNNGHITIRHRGGGHKHHYRVVDFVRNKDGIPAKVERIEYDPNRTAHIALVCYADGERRYIIAPRGLEAGASLMSGAEAPIRAGNTLPIRNIPVGSTIHCIELKPGAGAQIARSAGTSATLLAREGIYAQVRMRSGEVRKIHIECRATIGEVANEEHSLRRLGKAGAKRWKGIRPTVRGVVMNPVDHPHGGGEGKTGEGRHPVDPWGNLTKGYRTRNNKRTQVMVVSRRKK from the coding sequence ATGGCTGTCATTAAAATGAAACCCACTTCGCCAGGCCAACGCGGCATGGTGAAGGTCTCGCGTGACCACCTGTACAAGGGTGCTCCTCACGCGGCGCTGCTGGAACCCCAGTTCCAAAAAGCGGGCCGTAACAACAATGGTCATATCACCATCCGCCACCGTGGCGGCGGTCATAAGCACCATTACCGCGTTGTGGACTTTGTTCGCAACAAGGATGGCATCCCCGCAAAGGTTGAGCGTATTGAATACGATCCAAACCGTACGGCCCACATCGCTCTGGTGTGCTATGCCGACGGCGAGCGTCGTTACATCATTGCTCCCCGTGGCCTGGAAGCCGGTGCAAGCCTGATGAGCGGTGCAGAAGCACCGATCCGCGCTGGTAACACTTTGCCTATCCGTAACATCCCTGTGGGTTCGACCATCCACTGCATCGAGCTCAAGCCCGGTGCTGGTGCACAGATCGCCCGTTCGGCTGGTACCTCGGCAACGCTGTTGGCACGTGAAGGCATCTATGCCCAGGTGCGTATGCGCTCCGGTGAAGTTCGCAAGATCCACATCGAATGCCGCGCCACCATTGGTGAAGTCGCCAACGAAGAACACAGCCTGCGCCGTTTGGGCAAGGCCGGTGCGAAGCGTTGGAAGGGTATCCGCCCAACCGTTCGCGGTGTGGTGATGAATCCTGTCGATCACCCACACGGCGGTGGTGAAGGTAAGACCGGCGAAGGCCGTCATCCAGTCGATCCTTGGGGCAATCTGACCAAGGGTTACCGTACCCGTAACAACAAGCGCACCCAAGTGATGGTGGTGTCGCGTCGCAAGAAGTAA
- a CDS encoding D-alanyl-D-alanine carboxypeptidase family protein: MKYFLQAVAAPVLASFSLIAAAQSVAGPEIAAKSYMVLDVTANQVLLEKDIDMAVEPASLTKLMTAYLVFDALRSKKITLTQTLPVSLKAWKMPGSRMFIDPKMQVPVEDLIKGMIVQSGNDATMALAEGVGGTSERFVEMMNAQAKVLGMKATGYRNPEGLTEAGHTTTARDLSILATRLMHDFPEYAHYDGMKKYHYPGTPVSNENNRNGLLFRDPTVDGLKTGHTDAAGYCLIATAKREFPNVGSRRLLTIVLGTTSDNARLNESQKLLNWGYTAYEGVKLFDANQAVATPNVWKGKDATMKLGRPDAIVVAVPSGNAAKVKTEIQRPDPLVAPFTKGQAVGSLKVTLGEQTLLTVPLVALDGVEQAGILGRAWDSIRLWIK, encoded by the coding sequence ATGAAATATTTCCTACAGGCTGTTGCCGCGCCCGTGCTGGCTTCCTTTTCCCTGATCGCCGCCGCCCAGTCGGTGGCCGGCCCCGAAATCGCCGCCAAGTCCTACATGGTGCTGGACGTGACGGCCAACCAGGTTCTGCTGGAAAAAGACATCGACATGGCCGTCGAACCCGCTTCGCTGACCAAGCTGATGACCGCCTACCTGGTGTTTGACGCGCTGCGCAGCAAGAAGATCACCCTGACGCAGACCCTGCCGGTCAGCCTCAAGGCCTGGAAGATGCCCGGCTCGCGCATGTTCATCGACCCCAAGATGCAGGTGCCGGTGGAAGACCTGATCAAGGGCATGATCGTCCAGTCGGGCAACGACGCCACCATGGCGCTGGCCGAAGGCGTGGGCGGCACCTCCGAGCGCTTTGTCGAGATGATGAACGCGCAGGCCAAGGTGCTGGGCATGAAAGCCACCGGCTACCGCAACCCCGAAGGCCTGACCGAAGCCGGCCACACCACCACCGCCCGCGACCTGAGCATTCTGGCCACCCGTTTGATGCACGACTTCCCCGAGTACGCGCACTACGACGGCATGAAGAAATACCACTACCCCGGCACCCCGGTCAGCAACGAAAACAACCGCAACGGCCTGCTGTTCCGCGACCCCACCGTCGATGGCCTGAAAACCGGCCACACCGACGCGGCAGGCTACTGCCTGATCGCCACCGCCAAGCGCGAATTCCCCAACGTCGGCAGCCGCCGCCTGCTGACCATCGTGCTGGGCACCACCAGCGACAACGCCCGCCTCAACGAGTCGCAAAAGCTGCTGAACTGGGGCTATACCGCCTATGAAGGCGTGAAGCTGTTCGACGCCAACCAGGCCGTGGCCACGCCCAATGTATGGAAGGGCAAGGACGCCACCATGAAGCTGGGCCGCCCCGACGCGATCGTGGTGGCCGTGCCATCCGGCAACGCCGCCAAGGTGAAAACCGAGATCCAGCGCCCCGATCCGCTGGTGGCACCGTTCACCAAGGGCCAGGCCGTGGGCTCGCTGAAGGTGACGTTGGGTGAACAAACCCTGCTGACCGTGCCCCTGGTGGCGCTGGACGGTGTGGAGCAAGCCGGCATTCTGGGCCGGGCCTGGGATTCGATCCGTTTGTGGATCAAGTAA
- a CDS encoding alpha/beta hydrolase, producing MNASTQRLVLAGAAGAIEGVIDHPQGMPRGVAVIAHPHPLFGGTMDNKVVQTIARAFVQSGWSAVRFNFRGVGGSAGVHDEGRGELDDLLAVVAQAAPADQPLALAGFSFGAFVTSHAVASLWDGRPVEKLVLVGTATSRWTVAPVPPEAHDRTLAVHGELDDTVPLASVMDWARPQVLPVTVVPAGGHFFHGQLPLLKNLVLRHLRS from the coding sequence GTGAACGCATCCACCCAACGTTTGGTTTTGGCCGGTGCCGCAGGCGCGATCGAAGGCGTCATCGACCACCCCCAGGGCATGCCGCGTGGCGTGGCCGTCATCGCCCACCCGCACCCGCTGTTTGGCGGCACCATGGACAACAAGGTGGTGCAGACCATCGCCCGTGCCTTTGTGCAGTCGGGCTGGAGCGCGGTGCGCTTCAACTTCCGGGGCGTGGGTGGCAGCGCGGGCGTGCACGACGAAGGCCGTGGCGAGCTGGACGACCTGCTAGCCGTGGTGGCCCAGGCCGCCCCTGCCGACCAGCCCCTGGCGCTGGCGGGCTTTTCCTTCGGCGCCTTCGTGACCAGCCACGCCGTGGCCTCGCTGTGGGATGGCCGCCCTGTTGAAAAATTGGTGCTGGTGGGCACGGCCACGTCGCGCTGGACCGTGGCCCCGGTGCCGCCGGAGGCCCACGACCGTACTTTGGCCGTGCACGGCGAGCTCGACGACACCGTGCCGCTGGCCTCGGTGATGGACTGGGCGCGGCCCCAGGTACTGCCGGTAACGGTGGTACCAGCAGGCGGCCATTTCTTTCATGGACAATTGCCGCTGTTGAAAAACCTGGTGCTGCGCCACCTGCGTTCCTGA
- the rpsS gene encoding 30S ribosomal protein S19 has product MTRSLKKGPFVDHHLLAKAEKAVAIKDKKPIKTWSRRSMILPDFIGLTIAVHNGKQHVPVYITDQMVGHKLGEFALTRTFKGHPADKKVVRK; this is encoded by the coding sequence ATGACTCGCTCACTTAAAAAAGGTCCCTTCGTAGACCACCATTTGCTGGCCAAGGCTGAAAAAGCCGTCGCCATCAAAGACAAAAAGCCAATTAAGACCTGGTCGCGTCGTTCCATGATCTTGCCCGATTTCATCGGCCTGACCATTGCTGTGCACAACGGCAAACAGCACGTCCCTGTCTATATTACCGACCAAATGGTGGGCCATAAGTTGGGAGAGTTCGCACTCACCCGTACTTTCAAGGGTCACCCTGCCGACAAAAAAGTCGTGCGGAAATAA
- the rpsL gene encoding 30S ribosomal protein S12: MPTINQLVRQGREVETIKSKSPAMQNSPQRRGVCTRVYTTTPKKPNSALRKVAKVRLTNGFEVISYIGGEGHNLQEHSVVLVRGGRVKDLPGVRYHIVRGSLDLQGVKDRKQSRSKYGAKKPKAK, from the coding sequence GTGCCAACCATTAACCAGCTAGTACGTCAGGGGCGCGAGGTCGAAACGATCAAGTCCAAGAGCCCTGCGATGCAAAATTCTCCGCAACGCCGTGGCGTTTGCACCCGCGTCTACACCACGACGCCTAAAAAGCCCAATTCCGCTCTGCGTAAGGTTGCCAAAGTGCGCCTGACCAACGGTTTTGAGGTCATTTCCTACATCGGCGGCGAAGGCCACAACCTGCAAGAGCACAGCGTCGTGCTGGTGCGCGGCGGCCGGGTCAAGGATTTGCCTGGTGTGCGTTACCACATCGTGCGCGGCTCACTCGACTTGCAAGGCGTGAAAGACCGCAAGCAGTCGCGTTCCAAGTACGGCGCTAAAAAGCCAAAGGCCAAGTAA
- the rplV gene encoding 50S ribosomal protein L22, protein METRAVLRGVRLSVDKGRLVADLIRGKKVDQALNVLEFTQKKAAVIIKKVLESAIANAEHNDGADIDELKVKTIFVEQGATLKRFTARAKGRGNSISKPTCHVYVTVGN, encoded by the coding sequence ATGGAAACACGTGCAGTCCTTCGCGGCGTGCGTTTGTCAGTAGACAAAGGCCGTCTGGTCGCAGATTTGATCCGCGGCAAAAAGGTAGACCAAGCCCTGAACGTCTTGGAGTTCACGCAGAAAAAAGCTGCTGTGATCATCAAGAAGGTTCTGGAGTCGGCTATCGCCAACGCTGAGCACAATGACGGTGCCGACATCGACGAGTTGAAGGTCAAGACCATCTTCGTTGAACAAGGTGCCACTCTCAAGCGTTTCACAGCCCGTGCAAAGGGCCGTGGTAACAGTATCAGCAAGCCCACGTGCCATGTGTACGTGACGGTCGGTAACTAA
- the rpsC gene encoding 30S ribosomal protein S3 yields the protein MGQKIHPTGFRLSVSRNWSSRWYASNNDFAGMLAEDIKVREYLKAKLKNASVSRILIERPAKNARITIFSARPGVVIGKKGEDIENLKRDLAKQLGVPVAVNIEEVRKPEIDAKLIADSITQQLEKRIMFRRAMKRAMQNAMRLGALGIKIMSSGRLNGIEIARCEWYREGRVPLHTLRADIDYGTSEAKTTYGIIGVKVWVYKGDTLGRNDLPAVQEPRNDEERRPRGPRRDDRGGRPGGNDRPPARGPRRPVGANAAPADGSDKPVEATGATAPKSTVQRVRKVAAPAAPAAADGKGE from the coding sequence ATGGGACAAAAAATCCACCCTACCGGCTTTCGTTTGTCGGTCAGCCGTAACTGGTCCAGCCGTTGGTATGCAAGCAACAACGACTTCGCCGGCATGCTGGCCGAAGACATCAAGGTACGTGAGTACCTGAAAGCCAAACTGAAGAATGCTTCGGTTTCGCGCATCTTGATCGAGCGTCCTGCCAAGAACGCCCGTATCACGATTTTCTCGGCTCGTCCGGGCGTCGTGATCGGCAAAAAAGGCGAAGACATCGAGAACCTCAAGCGTGACCTGGCCAAGCAATTGGGCGTGCCCGTCGCAGTCAACATCGAAGAAGTGCGCAAGCCTGAAATCGATGCCAAGCTGATTGCCGACAGCATCACCCAGCAGCTCGAAAAGCGCATCATGTTCCGCCGTGCGATGAAGCGCGCCATGCAAAACGCCATGCGTCTGGGTGCCCTGGGCATCAAGATCATGTCGTCTGGCCGTCTGAATGGCATTGAAATCGCTCGTTGCGAGTGGTATCGCGAAGGTCGCGTGCCACTGCACACCTTGCGTGCGGACATCGACTACGGCACCTCGGAAGCCAAAACCACTTACGGCATTATTGGCGTGAAGGTTTGGGTCTACAAGGGTGATACCTTGGGTCGTAACGATCTGCCTGCTGTGCAAGAGCCGCGCAATGATGAAGAGCGTCGTCCCCGTGGACCCCGTCGCGATGACCGCGGCGGCCGTCCTGGTGGCAATGACCGTCCTCCAGCTCGTGGTCCCCGCCGTCCTGTTGGTGCCAATGCGGCTCCTGCAGACGGTAGCGACAAACCTGTTGAAGCCACAGGTGCTACGGCACCGAAATCTACCGTTCAGCGCGTCCGTAAAGTAGCCGCGCCTGCTGCACCTGCTGCAGCTGACGGTAAAGGAGAATAA
- the rpsG gene encoding 30S ribosomal protein S7 — translation MPRRREVPKREILPDPKFGNVELSKFMNVIMEGGKKAVAERIIYGALEFIEKKNPGKDPVEAFTLAINNVKPMVEVKSRRVGGANYQVPVEVRPVRRLALSMRWLKEAARKRGEKSMSLRLANELMEATEGRGGAMKKRDEVHRMAEANKAFSHFRF, via the coding sequence ATGCCACGTCGTCGCGAAGTCCCTAAACGTGAAATCCTGCCGGATCCTAAGTTCGGCAATGTTGAGCTGTCCAAATTCATGAACGTGATCATGGAAGGCGGCAAAAAAGCGGTCGCAGAGCGCATCATTTATGGTGCCCTGGAGTTCATCGAAAAGAAGAACCCCGGCAAAGACCCAGTTGAAGCCTTCACCCTGGCAATCAACAACGTCAAGCCCATGGTGGAAGTGAAATCCCGCCGCGTGGGTGGTGCCAACTACCAGGTTCCGGTCGAAGTGCGCCCTGTGCGTCGCTTGGCCCTGAGCATGCGTTGGTTGAAAGAAGCTGCTCGTAAACGTGGTGAAAAGTCCATGTCCCTGCGTTTGGCTAACGAGTTAATGGAAGCCACCGAAGGCCGTGGCGGTGCCATGAAGAAGCGTGACGAAGTCCACCGTATGGCTGAAGCCAACAAGGCCTTCTCTCACTTCCGTTTCTAA
- the tuf gene encoding elongation factor Tu, translating into MGKEKFTRTKPHVNVGTIGHVDHGKTTLTAAITTVLAAKFGGQAKAYDQIDAAPEEKARGITINTAHVEYETANRHYAHVDCPGHADYVKNMITGAAQMDGAILVCSAADGPMPQTREHILLARQVGVPYIIVFLNKCDMVDDAELLELVEMEVRELLDKYDFPGDTTPIIHGSAKLAMEGDKGPLGEEAIIKLAEALDTYIPMPERAVDGAFLMPVEDVFSISGRGTVVTGRVERGIVKVGEEIEIVGITVTQKTTCTGVEMFRKLLDQGQAGDNVGILLRGTKREDVQRGQVLCKPNSIKPHTHFTSEIYVLSKDEGGRHTPFFNNYRPQFYFRTTDVTGAIELPEGKEMVMPGDNVSITVKLINPIAMEEGLRFAIREGGKTVGAGVVAKIIA; encoded by the coding sequence ATGGGAAAAGAAAAGTTCACACGTACCAAGCCCCACGTCAATGTGGGCACGATCGGCCACGTTGACCATGGCAAAACCACACTGACCGCCGCCATCACCACCGTGCTGGCAGCCAAGTTCGGCGGCCAAGCCAAGGCGTACGACCAGATCGACGCAGCGCCCGAAGAAAAAGCGCGCGGTATTACCATTAATACCGCCCACGTCGAATACGAAACCGCCAACCGCCATTACGCCCACGTCGACTGCCCAGGCCACGCTGACTATGTGAAGAACATGATCACGGGTGCGGCCCAGATGGACGGCGCGATTCTGGTGTGCTCGGCTGCTGACGGCCCCATGCCCCAGACCCGCGAACACATCCTGTTGGCCCGCCAGGTGGGCGTGCCTTACATCATCGTGTTCCTGAACAAGTGCGACATGGTCGACGACGCCGAACTGCTCGAACTCGTTGAAATGGAAGTGCGCGAGCTGCTCGACAAATACGATTTCCCTGGCGACACCACCCCCATCATCCACGGCTCGGCGAAGCTGGCCATGGAAGGCGACAAGGGTCCCCTGGGCGAAGAAGCCATCATCAAGCTGGCCGAAGCACTCGACACCTACATCCCCATGCCTGAGCGTGCAGTGGACGGCGCATTCCTGATGCCCGTGGAAGACGTGTTCTCGATCTCTGGCCGCGGCACCGTGGTGACCGGTCGTGTCGAGCGCGGTATCGTCAAGGTCGGTGAAGAAATCGAAATCGTCGGTATCACCGTGACCCAGAAGACCACCTGCACCGGCGTGGAAATGTTCCGCAAGCTGCTGGACCAAGGCCAGGCTGGCGACAACGTCGGCATCTTGCTGCGCGGCACCAAGCGTGAAGACGTGCAGCGCGGCCAAGTGCTGTGCAAGCCCAACTCGATCAAGCCCCACACGCATTTCACCTCCGAAATCTACGTGCTGAGCAAAGACGAAGGCGGCCGCCACACTCCTTTCTTCAACAACTACCGTCCCCAGTTCTACTTCCGTACCACGGACGTGACCGGTGCGATCGAGTTGCCAGAAGGCAAGGAAATGGTCATGCCTGGCGATAACGTGTCGATCACCGTCAAGCTGATCAACCCCATCGCCATGGAAGAAGGTCTGCGCTTCGCTATCCGCGAAGGCGGCAAGACCGTCGGCGCCGGTGTGGTTGCCAAGATCATTGCTTAA
- the rpsJ gene encoding 30S ribosomal protein S10 has product MSTKQKIRIRLKAFDYKLIDQSAAEIVDTAKRTGAIVKGPVPLPTRMKRFDILRSPHVNKTSRDQFEIRTHQRLMDIVDPTDKTVDALMKLDLPAGVDVEIKLQ; this is encoded by the coding sequence ATGTCTACCAAGCAAAAAATCCGCATCCGCCTGAAGGCGTTCGACTACAAACTCATCGACCAATCGGCCGCTGAAATTGTGGATACCGCTAAGCGCACCGGCGCGATTGTCAAGGGCCCCGTGCCTTTGCCAACCCGCATGAAGCGTTTCGACATCCTGCGTTCGCCGCACGTCAACAAGACCAGCCGCGACCAGTTCGAAATCCGTACGCACCAGCGTCTGATGGACATCGTTGACCCAACAGACAAAACTGTTGACGCGTTGATGAAGCTCGATCTGCCCGCTGGCGTGGACGTCGAAATCAAGCTGCAATAA
- the rplD gene encoding 50S ribosomal protein L4 has protein sequence MQLELLNDQGQTASKFDASEAVFGRAYNEDLVHQVVVAFQANARQGTRAQKDREQVRHSTKKPFKQKGTGRARAGMTSSPLWRGGGRIFPNMPDENFTQKINKKMYRAGMAAILSQLAREGRLAVVDSLTVDSPKTKPLAAKFKAMNLASVLVIADEIDENLYLASRNLVNILVVEPRYADPVSLVHYKKVLVTKAAMDKLQEMFA, from the coding sequence ATGCAGCTCGAACTCCTGAATGACCAAGGCCAGACCGCATCCAAGTTTGATGCGTCTGAAGCTGTATTCGGTCGTGCTTACAACGAAGATCTGGTGCACCAGGTTGTAGTCGCTTTCCAAGCCAACGCGCGTCAAGGCACCCGTGCCCAAAAAGACCGTGAGCAGGTTCGCCACTCGACCAAGAAGCCGTTCAAGCAAAAGGGAACTGGCCGCGCTCGCGCCGGTATGACCTCCTCGCCCCTGTGGCGCGGCGGTGGTCGTATTTTCCCGAATATGCCTGACGAAAACTTCACGCAAAAAATCAACAAGAAGATGTACCGCGCTGGTATGGCTGCGATCCTGTCGCAGCTGGCCCGCGAAGGTCGTCTGGCCGTCGTTGACTCGCTGACCGTCGATTCCCCCAAGACCAAGCCCCTGGCGGCAAAGTTCAAGGCGATGAATCTGGCGTCGGTGCTGGTCATCGCGGACGAAATCGATGAAAACCTGTATTTGGCTTCCCGCAATCTGGTCAACATTCTCGTGGTTGAACCCCGTTACGCCGATCCGGTGTCGCTGGTCCACTACAAGAAGGTTTTGGTGACCAAGGCTGCCATGGACAAACTCCAGGAGATGTTCGCATGA
- the rplC gene encoding 50S ribosomal protein L3 produces the protein MSQSNSLGLLGRKVGMMRLFTDDGDAVPVTVVDVSNNRVTQIKTQENDGYVALQVTFGARKASRVTKPAAGHLAKAGVEAGEIIQEFRVTSDAAAQYKPGSVVAAGAVFAVGQKVDVQGTTIGKGFAGTIKRHHMSSQRASHGNSRSHNVPGSIGMAQDPGRVFPGKRMTGHLGVDTVTTQNLDVIRIDEARQLLLIRGAVPGSKGGFVTVRHAIKAKVTQGAN, from the coding sequence ATGAGTCAAAGCAACTCCCTAGGGTTGCTGGGCCGCAAGGTAGGCATGATGCGCCTATTCACCGATGACGGGGACGCAGTTCCTGTGACGGTGGTAGACGTGTCTAACAACCGTGTCACCCAGATCAAAACCCAAGAGAACGACGGTTATGTGGCCCTGCAGGTCACATTCGGCGCACGCAAAGCTTCGCGTGTGACCAAGCCGGCGGCCGGTCACCTTGCGAAAGCAGGCGTTGAAGCCGGTGAAATCATCCAGGAATTCCGCGTCACGTCCGATGCAGCCGCCCAGTACAAGCCGGGTTCTGTTGTCGCCGCTGGTGCTGTGTTTGCCGTGGGTCAAAAAGTCGACGTGCAAGGCACCACGATTGGTAAAGGCTTTGCCGGCACCATCAAGCGCCACCACATGAGCTCGCAGCGTGCTTCGCACGGTAACAGCCGCTCGCACAATGTTCCTGGCTCCATTGGTATGGCCCAGGATCCAGGTCGCGTGTTCCCTGGTAAGCGCATGACGGGTCATTTGGGTGTGGACACAGTCACCACCCAGAACCTCGACGTGATCCGCATCGACGAAGCCCGTCAACTGCTTTTGATCCGGGGCGCAGTTCCTGGTTCCAAGGGCGGTTTTGTGACGGTGCGCCACGCCATCAAGGCCAAAGTAACGCAAGGAGCGAACTAA
- the rplW gene encoding 50S ribosomal protein L23 — protein sequence MSRMNSTKRQFDEGRLMQVLIAPIVSEKATMVAEKSNAVTFKVLQDATKHEIMAAVQLMFKVEVKGVSVVNTKGKTKRFGKSIGRRDNIRKAYVTLKPGQELNLTGEAA from the coding sequence ATGAGCCGCATGAACTCGACGAAGCGTCAATTTGACGAAGGCCGTCTGATGCAAGTGCTGATCGCTCCCATCGTGTCTGAAAAGGCAACTATGGTGGCTGAGAAGTCCAACGCAGTGACGTTCAAGGTACTCCAGGACGCGACCAAGCACGAGATCATGGCTGCAGTGCAGCTGATGTTCAAGGTGGAAGTCAAGGGCGTTTCTGTGGTCAACACCAAAGGCAAAACCAAGCGTTTTGGCAAATCCATCGGTCGCCGCGACAACATTCGCAAGGCCTATGTGACGCTGAAGCCTGGTCAAGAGCTGAACCTGACCGGGGAGGCCGCGTAA